A single genomic interval of Ramlibacter sp. harbors:
- a CDS encoding thioredoxin family protein codes for MNLSRLLFAIAFIASSAAATGAAAQNAAKSEVTTEQVRAELLAHAPEGVTAGQTVWVGLRLTHKPEWHTYWKNSGDSGLPTQLEWTLPPGVMAGDIAWPVPKKIPIGNLANYGYDNTVLLPVPLTITPEFKPGVLTQALEVKLHAAWLVCRKECIPEEGDFLLKVPVRSATAIDGAAFDAAFKAQPRPVMGSVGGVRPDSSIQIDGNALKLSVQGLPAGLRGKTLEFFPETPEVIETAAPITQAWNGAVWTASVPLSAQRSNSPSVMPVVLATTGDSGREAWRAEIKVLGNWPQVAAAATVSPALEAALRANAAPPAAGPSLTLLAAVLGALLGGLILNLMPCVFPVLAIKVVSFTQHADDRRAHRISGLAFTAGVVVSFLALGALMLALRSAGEQLGWGFQLQSPAVVAGLAALFTVIGLNLAGVFEFGSFLPSSVASMEARNPALNAFLSGVLAVAIASPCTAPFMGASLGFAIGLPAAQALLVFGAIGLGMAVPYLLASWVPAVARALPRPGAWMDTFRKLMAFPMFATVAWLVWVLGQQSGIDGAGALLALLVGLSMVIWALTLTGRARVVVATISIALLAGVAWTAGSFVTQGQPQASVVAAGSRWQAWEPGRVDQLVATGQPVFVDFTAAWCVTCQYNKKTTLANTDVLTDLDAKKVVMLRADWTRRDPAITAALRTLGRNGVPVYVFYKPGAAPVILSEVLSVDEVRAAIARL; via the coding sequence ATGAACCTGTCCCGCCTCCTTTTCGCTATTGCTTTCATAGCAAGCAGTGCAGCAGCCACGGGGGCTGCGGCCCAAAATGCCGCCAAATCCGAGGTCACCACCGAGCAGGTGCGCGCCGAGCTGCTGGCCCACGCCCCCGAGGGCGTGACCGCCGGGCAGACCGTCTGGGTCGGCCTGCGGCTGACCCACAAGCCCGAGTGGCACACCTACTGGAAGAACTCGGGCGACTCGGGCCTGCCCACCCAGCTGGAGTGGACCCTGCCGCCCGGCGTGATGGCCGGCGACATTGCCTGGCCGGTGCCCAAAAAGATTCCCATTGGCAACCTGGCCAACTATGGCTACGACAACACCGTGCTGTTGCCGGTGCCGCTGACCATCACGCCTGAATTCAAGCCCGGCGTGCTGACCCAGGCGCTCGAAGTGAAGCTGCACGCCGCCTGGCTGGTCTGCCGCAAGGAATGCATCCCCGAGGAAGGTGATTTCCTGCTCAAGGTGCCGGTGCGCAGCGCCACGGCGATCGACGGTGCGGCGTTCGACGCCGCCTTCAAGGCCCAGCCCCGGCCGGTGATGGGCAGCGTGGGCGGCGTGCGCCCCGACAGCAGCATCCAGATTGACGGCAACGCGCTCAAGCTCAGCGTGCAGGGCCTGCCCGCGGGCCTGCGCGGCAAGACGCTCGAGTTCTTCCCCGAAACGCCCGAGGTCATTGAAACCGCGGCCCCCATCACCCAGGCCTGGAACGGCGCCGTCTGGACCGCCAGCGTGCCGCTGTCGGCGCAGCGCAGCAACAGCCCGTCGGTCATGCCCGTGGTGCTGGCCACCACGGGCGACAGCGGTCGCGAAGCCTGGCGGGCCGAGATCAAGGTGTTGGGCAACTGGCCCCAGGTCGCCGCCGCGGCCACGGTCTCGCCCGCGCTGGAAGCCGCGCTCAGGGCCAATGCCGCGCCGCCGGCGGCCGGGCCCTCGCTCACGCTGCTGGCCGCCGTGCTGGGCGCGCTGCTGGGCGGCCTGATCCTCAACCTCATGCCCTGCGTGTTTCCGGTGCTGGCCATCAAGGTGGTGAGCTTCACCCAGCACGCCGACGACCGGCGCGCCCACCGCATCAGCGGCCTGGCCTTCACGGCCGGCGTGGTGGTGTCCTTCCTGGCGCTGGGTGCGCTGATGCTGGCGCTGCGCTCGGCGGGCGAGCAGCTGGGTTGGGGCTTCCAGCTGCAGTCCCCGGCCGTGGTGGCGGGGCTGGCCGCGCTGTTCACGGTGATCGGTCTCAACCTGGCGGGCGTCTTTGAATTCGGCAGCTTCCTGCCGTCCAGCGTCGCGTCGATGGAGGCGCGCAACCCCGCGCTCAACGCCTTCCTGTCGGGCGTGCTGGCCGTGGCCATTGCCTCGCCCTGTACCGCGCCGTTCATGGGCGCTTCGCTGGGCTTTGCCATCGGCCTGCCCGCCGCCCAGGCCCTGCTGGTGTTTGGCGCCATCGGCCTGGGCATGGCCGTACCCTATCTGCTGGCCAGCTGGGTCCCCGCCGTGGCCCGTGCGCTGCCGCGCCCCGGCGCCTGGATGGACACTTTCCGCAAGCTCATGGCCTTCCCGATGTTCGCCACCGTGGCCTGGCTGGTCTGGGTGCTGGGCCAGCAAAGCGGCATTGATGGCGCGGGCGCCCTGCTGGCGCTGCTGGTGGGCCTGAGCATGGTGATCTGGGCGCTGACGCTCACCGGTCGCGCGCGGGTTGTGGTTGCTACCATTTCCATAGCACTCCTGGCCGGCGTGGCCTGGACTGCCGGCTCTTTTGTCACACAAGGCCAGCCCCAGGCCAGCGTGGTGGCCGCGGGTTCGCGCTGGCAGGCCTGGGAGCCGGGCCGGGTGGATCAGCTGGTGGCCACGGGCCAGCCGGTGTTTGTGGATTTCACGGCCGCCTGGTGCGTGACCTGCCAGTACAACAAGAAAACCACGCTGGCCAACACCGACGTGCTGACCGATCTGGACGCCAAGAAGGTGGTGATGCTGCGCGCCGACTGGACGCGGCGCGACCCGGCCATCACCGCCGCGCTGCGCACCCTGGGG
- a CDS encoding alanyl-tRNA editing protein yields the protein MTQDLFRQDAYQTECTAVVTAITDAGIVLDRTVFYPLGGGQAGDSGWLVLADGTELAIADTRKGKDAEGRFTHEICHQSTPDGHEALSKLKQGDTVTARIDWARRHRLMRFHTTTHLLCHLVPQLVNGCSITPDYARLDFNMTDPLDKEALTAGIAALVAAGHPVSVGEITDAELDANPALVKSMSVSPPRGSGVVRTIRIGATDLIDLQPCGGTHVANTTEIGAVVVTKIEKKSASTRRVVLGFA from the coding sequence ATGACCCAAGACCTGTTCCGCCAAGACGCCTACCAGACCGAATGCACGGCCGTGGTGACGGCCATCACCGACGCCGGCATCGTGCTGGACCGCACCGTGTTCTACCCGCTGGGCGGCGGCCAGGCCGGCGACAGCGGCTGGCTGGTGCTGGCCGACGGCACCGAACTGGCCATTGCCGACACCCGCAAGGGCAAGGACGCCGAGGGCCGGTTTACCCACGAAATATGCCACCAGTCCACGCCAGACGGCCACGAAGCGCTATCAAAACTGAAGCAAGGCGACACCGTGACCGCGCGCATCGACTGGGCCCGCCGTCACCGGCTGATGCGCTTTCACACCACCACCCACCTGCTGTGCCATCTGGTGCCGCAGCTGGTCAACGGCTGCTCCATCACGCCCGACTACGCGCGGCTGGACTTCAACATGACCGACCCGCTGGACAAGGAGGCGCTGACCGCCGGCATTGCCGCGCTGGTGGCGGCCGGCCACCCGGTCAGCGTGGGCGAGATCACCGATGCCGAGTTGGATGCCAACCCGGCGCTGGTCAAGAGCATGAGCGTGAGCCCGCCGCGCGGCAGCGGCGTTGTAAGAACCATCCGCATCGGCGCGACCGACCTGATCGACCTGCAGCCCTGCGGCGGCACCCACGTGGCCAACACGACCGAAATCGGGGCCGTGGTGGTGACCAAGATCGAGAAGAAATCGGCCAGCACCCGGCGCGTGGTGCTGGGTTTTGCCTGA
- a CDS encoding LysR family transcriptional regulator encodes MNFRQLDLNLLRVLAAIHRTGSVTAAGKALSLSQPATSNALARLRDYFDDELFVRSPAGLKPTRLCEKLAPEVQAQLQSLETVVTGREEFDPARSAMRWRLSLSDLGEMMFLPPLAAALRQQAPQARLSNISVAADDVPAALEARDIDLAIGILQPRHQGVRADLLFREHYVAMTSAGWLPASGRAGRTLTPRQLAEASLVVAAPTATFHGSVEQMLVRMKLADRIVLRARHFGALPELALNTDLLTIVPEMYAANLRQRHELRVWELPRAAAPHYEVRLVWHASTAQDPSHQWLRALVHRLFGRPAR; translated from the coding sequence ATGAACTTCAGGCAACTGGACCTCAACCTGCTGCGCGTGCTGGCCGCCATCCACCGCACGGGCTCCGTCACGGCGGCCGGCAAGGCGCTGTCGCTGTCGCAGCCGGCCACCAGCAATGCGCTGGCCCGGCTGCGCGACTACTTTGACGACGAACTGTTCGTGCGCTCGCCCGCCGGGCTCAAGCCCACCCGGCTGTGCGAGAAGCTGGCGCCCGAGGTGCAGGCCCAGTTGCAGTCGCTGGAAACCGTGGTGACCGGGCGCGAGGAGTTCGACCCCGCCCGCAGCGCCATGCGCTGGCGGCTGTCGCTGTCGGACCTGGGCGAGATGATGTTCCTGCCGCCATTGGCCGCCGCCCTGCGCCAGCAGGCGCCGCAGGCCCGCCTGTCCAACATCTCGGTGGCCGCGGACGACGTGCCGGCCGCGCTGGAGGCGCGCGACATCGACCTGGCCATCGGCATCCTGCAGCCGCGCCACCAGGGCGTGCGGGCCGACCTGCTGTTTCGCGAGCACTACGTGGCCATGACCTCGGCCGGCTGGCTGCCCGCGTCGGGCCGGGCCGGGCGCACGCTGACGCCACGCCAGCTGGCCGAAGCCTCGCTGGTGGTGGCGGCCCCCACCGCCACCTTCCACGGCAGCGTGGAGCAGATGCTGGTGCGCATGAAGCTGGCCGACCGCATCGTGCTGCGCGCGCGGCACTTTGGCGCCCTGCCCGAGCTCGCGCTCAACACCGACCTGCTGACCATCGTGCCCGAGATGTACGCCGCCAACCTGCGCCAGCGCCACGAGCTGCGGGTCTGGGAACTGCCGCGCGCCGCCGCGCCCCACTACGAAGTGCGGCTGGTCTGGCACGCCAGCACCGCCCAGGACCCGTCCCACCAGTGGCTGCGGGCGCTGGTGCACCGCCTGTTTGGCCGCCCCGCGCGCTGA
- a CDS encoding indolepyruvate ferredoxin oxidoreductase subunit alpha: protein MERSFHHEIQALKLGAGETFQGEGILAVTKALLQSGVTYVGGYQGSPISHLLDVMVQARDYLDELGVHVEACTNESSAAAMLAASIMYPVRGAVTWKSVVGTNVASDALSNLASPGVMGGALIVVGEDYGEGASVIQERTHAFALKSALWLLDPRPNLPSIVRMTQKAFELSEASNTPVMMELRIRTCHVQGSFTASDNIAPAISGRHLQQEAAGFSYDRLSHPPATFRHEKLKYEVRMPAARRFIEDEGLNELFDGPHAGVGLILQGGLYNTTIRALQQAGLADSAGHSQIPLLVLNVAYPLVPGQIASFCAGKRAVLVVEEGQPEFIEQDIATLLRRADLQTRLHGKDLLPMGGEYTAELILKGVLGFVAQHLPELDTAAGQSYGTALAEVRQQAVSALGGGVPARPPNFCTGCPERPVFAALKLVEREVGKLHISTDIGCHSFATFEPFSFGNSILGYGMSMASSAAVKNFSARRPIAIMGDGGFWHNGLLSGVSSTLLNQGDGILVIMKNGYTSATGTQETMSTPQSEAKRVAEGSSATVDEMTIENTLKGMGVKWLKTVHNYRVGQVRDLLKEAVNSPFKGLKVVIAEGECQLERQRRLKPIRARRLKEGLRTVRTRYGVDEDTCTGDHSCIRLSGCPTLTVKPSSDPLRREPVAHVTNGCVGCGLCGEVADAAVLCPSFHKIEIVTHPSLWDRLTDRFNRFFIGLMQPA, encoded by the coding sequence TTGGAGCGCTCATTCCATCACGAGATTCAGGCGCTCAAGCTCGGCGCCGGCGAGACCTTCCAGGGCGAGGGCATCCTGGCCGTGACCAAGGCCCTGCTGCAGTCCGGCGTGACCTACGTGGGCGGCTACCAGGGCTCCCCCATTTCGCACCTGCTGGACGTGATGGTGCAGGCCCGCGACTACCTGGACGAGCTGGGCGTGCATGTCGAGGCCTGCACCAACGAGAGCTCGGCCGCCGCCATGCTGGCCGCGTCCATCATGTACCCGGTGCGCGGCGCGGTCACGTGGAAGTCGGTGGTCGGCACCAATGTGGCGTCGGACGCGTTGAGCAACCTGGCTTCGCCCGGTGTCATGGGCGGCGCGCTGATCGTGGTGGGCGAAGACTATGGCGAGGGCGCCAGCGTGATCCAGGAGCGCACCCACGCCTTTGCGCTCAAGTCGGCCCTGTGGTTGCTGGACCCGCGGCCCAACCTGCCGAGCATCGTGCGCATGACGCAAAAGGCGTTCGAGCTGTCGGAGGCGTCGAACACCCCGGTGATGATGGAGCTGCGCATCCGCACCTGCCATGTGCAGGGCAGCTTCACGGCCAGCGACAACATCGCGCCCGCCATCTCGGGGCGCCACCTGCAGCAGGAGGCCGCGGGGTTCAGCTACGACCGGCTGTCGCACCCGCCCGCCACCTTCCGCCATGAAAAGCTCAAGTACGAGGTGCGCATGCCCGCGGCGCGCCGCTTCATCGAGGACGAGGGGCTGAACGAGTTGTTTGACGGCCCGCATGCCGGGGTGGGCCTGATCCTGCAGGGCGGCCTGTACAACACCACCATCCGCGCGCTGCAGCAGGCCGGCCTGGCCGACAGCGCCGGGCATTCACAGATCCCGCTGCTGGTGCTCAATGTGGCGTACCCGCTGGTGCCGGGCCAGATCGCCAGCTTCTGCGCGGGCAAGCGGGCCGTGCTGGTGGTGGAGGAGGGCCAGCCCGAATTCATCGAACAGGACATCGCCACCCTGCTGCGCCGCGCCGACCTGCAGACCCGGCTGCATGGCAAGGACCTGCTGCCCATGGGCGGCGAATACACCGCCGAACTGATCCTCAAGGGCGTGCTGGGCTTCGTGGCGCAGCACCTGCCAGAGCTCGACACCGCCGCCGGGCAAAGCTATGGCACGGCGCTGGCCGAGGTGCGCCAGCAGGCCGTGTCGGCACTGGGCGGCGGCGTGCCCGCGCGGCCGCCCAATTTCTGCACCGGCTGCCCTGAACGCCCGGTGTTCGCGGCGCTCAAGCTGGTGGAGCGGGAGGTGGGCAAGCTGCACATCTCCACCGACATCGGCTGCCATTCATTCGCTACCTTCGAGCCGTTCTCGTTCGGCAACTCCATCCTGGGCTACGGCATGAGCATGGCGTCGAGCGCGGCGGTGAAGAACTTCTCGGCCCGCCGGCCCATCGCCATCATGGGCGACGGAGGCTTCTGGCACAACGGCCTGCTCTCGGGCGTGAGCTCCACCCTGCTGAACCAGGGCGACGGCATCCTGGTCATCATGAAGAACGGCTACACCTCGGCCACCGGCACCCAGGAGACCATGTCCACCCCGCAGTCCGAGGCCAAGCGCGTGGCCGAGGGCTCCAGCGCCACCGTGGACGAGATGACCATCGAGAACACCCTCAAGGGCATGGGTGTGAAGTGGCTCAAGACCGTGCACAACTACCGCGTGGGCCAGGTGCGTGATCTGCTCAAGGAAGCGGTCAATTCACCTTTCAAGGGCCTGAAGGTGGTGATCGCCGAAGGGGAATGCCAGCTGGAGCGCCAGCGCCGGCTCAAGCCCATCCGCGCGCGCCGCCTCAAGGAAGGCCTGCGCACCGTGCGCACGCGCTACGGCGTGGACGAAGACACCTGCACCGGCGACCACTCGTGCATCCGGCTGTCGGGCTGCCCCACGCTCACCGTCAAGCCTTCCAGCGACCCGCTGCGGCGCGAGCCCGTGGCCCATGTGACCAATGGCTGCGTGGGCTGTGGCCTGTGCGGCGAGGTGGCGGACGCCGCCGTGCTGTGCCCGAGCTTTCACAAGATCGAGATCGTGACCCACCCCAGCCTCTGGGACCGGCTGACCGACCGCTTCAACCGCTTCTTCATTGGCCTGATGCAACCCGCATGA
- a CDS encoding indolepyruvate oxidoreductase subunit beta family protein, protein MTPDKPPLPSAQVPVGTSGPFCILIAALGGEGGGVLADWLVQCALDAGLPVQATSVPGVAQRTGATSYYIELLRAPLAPGAAAPVFALTPVPGCVDVVVASELLEAARMLERGFVNSRTTLIASTHRVYTTLEKMHMADGRQDPQRLADAARALAHQAVLFDMEAITVRSGTVVSAVMFGALAGAGVLPWPRQACEAVIRASGKGVEASLAGFAAAFEAAVAPPAPVAVVAADARQVLADAPLPTTLREAWAARLAPWPAAVQTLAAHGALRCHDYQNDGYAAAFLDHVHALVAVSPTASAGALEEAVRQLALWMCFEDVIRVADLKTRRSRYARVRAEAQARPGDIVRVTEHFKPGIDEVAAILPQALGGRLMALAARRGWLGKAHVGLHIRSTSVWGYLMLRGLARLRPLRPRSLRYAQEHETLRVWLGALQQVLPLSPDFALGLAGLPQVLKGYGDTQVRGRQNYARLWAAHVAPALTGALDLSTAATSLSQALAATLADPEGKLNAAPQPAGQVRPVFWASAQQRENTITPAP, encoded by the coding sequence ATGACCCCGGACAAACCACCCCTCCCTTCCGCACAGGTGCCCGTCGGCACTTCGGGGCCCTTCTGCATCCTGATCGCCGCATTGGGTGGCGAGGGCGGCGGTGTGCTGGCCGACTGGCTGGTGCAGTGCGCGCTGGACGCCGGCCTGCCGGTGCAGGCCACCTCCGTGCCCGGCGTGGCCCAGCGCACCGGCGCCACCAGCTACTACATCGAGCTGCTGCGCGCGCCGCTGGCGCCGGGTGCGGCGGCGCCCGTGTTTGCGCTCACGCCCGTGCCGGGCTGCGTCGACGTGGTGGTGGCCAGCGAACTGCTGGAGGCCGCGCGCATGCTGGAGCGCGGCTTTGTCAACAGCCGGACCACGCTGATCGCTTCGACACACCGGGTCTACACCACGCTCGAGAAGATGCACATGGCCGATGGCCGCCAGGACCCGCAACGCCTCGCGGATGCGGCCCGGGCACTTGCGCATCAGGCCGTGCTGTTCGACATGGAGGCGATCACCGTGCGCAGTGGCACCGTGGTCTCGGCCGTGATGTTTGGCGCATTGGCTGGCGCGGGTGTGCTGCCCTGGCCACGCCAGGCCTGCGAGGCGGTGATCCGCGCCTCGGGCAAGGGGGTGGAGGCCAGCCTGGCCGGCTTCGCGGCGGCGTTTGAGGCGGCCGTCGCGCCGCCCGCACCGGTGGCAGTGGTGGCCGCGGACGCACGGCAGGTGCTGGCCGATGCGCCCTTGCCGACCACATTGCGTGAGGCCTGGGCCGCGCGGCTGGCGCCCTGGCCCGCGGCCGTGCAAACCCTGGCCGCCCATGGCGCATTGCGTTGCCACGACTACCAGAACGACGGCTATGCCGCGGCCTTTCTGGACCATGTGCATGCACTGGTGGCCGTGTCGCCGACCGCGTCCGCCGGGGCGCTGGAAGAGGCCGTGCGCCAGCTTGCGCTGTGGATGTGCTTTGAAGACGTGATCCGGGTCGCTGACCTCAAAACCCGCCGCAGCCGCTACGCGCGGGTGCGCGCCGAGGCGCAGGCGCGGCCCGGTGACATCGTGCGCGTCACCGAGCATTTCAAGCCCGGCATTGACGAAGTGGCGGCCATCCTGCCGCAGGCATTGGGCGGCCGGCTCATGGCGCTGGCCGCGCGCCGGGGCTGGCTGGGCAAGGCCCATGTGGGCCTGCACATCCGCTCGACCAGTGTGTGGGGCTACCTGATGCTGCGGGGTCTTGCGCGGCTTCGGCCCTTGCGGCCGCGTTCCCTGCGTTACGCGCAGGAGCACGAAACCCTGCGGGTGTGGCTGGGCGCGCTGCAGCAGGTGCTGCCGTTGTCGCCCGATTTCGCACTGGGCCTGGCGGGCCTGCCCCAGGTGCTCAAGGGCTATGGTGACACCCAGGTGCGCGGCCGGCAGAACTACGCCCGCCTGTGGGCGGCCCATGTGGCGCCGGCGTTGACCGGTGCGCTGGACCTGTCCACCGCGGCCACCAGCCTGTCCCAGGCCCTTGCGGCCACCCTGGCCGACCCTGAAGGCAAGCTCAACGCGGCGCCCCAACCCGCGGGGCAGGTTCGCCCCGTGTTCTGGGCCTCTGCGCAGCAAAGGGAAAACACCATCACCCCTGCCCCGTGA
- a CDS encoding TRAP transporter substrate-binding protein: protein MNLRIQTPLRAVAAAALLLTVVGAQAQDKAVELKFAHWLPGTHPLAKTGFEPWAKSVEAASKGSIKVLFFPAQQLGKAADHYDMARDGIADLTWVNPGYQAGRFPIIAVGELPFLIAKPGPGSAALDHWYRKYAGTEMKDVKFCFAHVHVGTIHSKAPITEPGQLKGMKIRSANGTVAQTMTLLGATNVQVSAPEARDALDKGVADAITFPWNSIITFGIDKAVKYHTDMRLYASDFVWVLNKGWYDKLAAAQKKVIDDHCNNEWAEKVGAAWGDNEDSGEGKMEKIPGHTIVKITPAQLDAWKKATEPVYTQWVAEAGKTGVNGKQALDDLKAELAKRKAGN, encoded by the coding sequence ATGAACCTCAGAATCCAGACCCCTCTTCGTGCCGTGGCCGCCGCGGCCCTGTTGCTGACCGTTGTGGGTGCCCAGGCCCAGGACAAGGCCGTGGAACTCAAGTTTGCCCACTGGCTGCCGGGCACGCACCCGCTGGCCAAGACCGGCTTCGAGCCCTGGGCCAAGTCGGTCGAGGCCGCGTCCAAGGGTTCGATCAAGGTGCTGTTTTTCCCTGCCCAGCAGCTTGGCAAGGCCGCCGACCACTACGACATGGCGCGCGACGGCATTGCGGACCTGACCTGGGTCAACCCCGGCTACCAGGCTGGTCGTTTCCCGATCATTGCGGTGGGTGAACTGCCCTTCCTGATCGCCAAACCCGGCCCCGGCTCGGCGGCGCTGGACCACTGGTACCGCAAGTACGCCGGCACCGAAATGAAGGACGTGAAGTTCTGCTTTGCGCATGTGCACGTGGGCACGATCCATTCCAAGGCCCCGATCACCGAGCCTGGCCAGCTCAAGGGCATGAAGATCCGCTCGGCCAATGGCACGGTGGCCCAGACCATGACGCTGCTGGGCGCCACCAATGTGCAGGTCTCGGCCCCCGAAGCGCGCGACGCGCTGGACAAGGGCGTGGCCGATGCCATCACCTTCCCGTGGAATTCCATCATCACCTTCGGCATCGACAAGGCCGTCAAGTACCACACCGACATGCGGCTGTATGCCTCCGACTTTGTCTGGGTGCTGAACAAGGGCTGGTACGACAAGCTGGCGGCCGCGCAGAAGAAGGTCATTGACGACCACTGCAACAACGAGTGGGCCGAGAAGGTGGGCGCGGCCTGGGGCGACAACGAGGACTCGGGCGAAGGCAAGATGGAAAAGATTCCTGGCCACACCATCGTCAAGATCACGCCAGCCCAGCTTGATGCCTGGAAGAAGGCGACCGAACCGGTGTACACCCAGTGGGTCGCCGAGGCCGGCAAGACGGGCGTCAATGGCAAGCAGGCGCTGGACGACCTGAAGGCCGAACTGGCCAAGCGCAAAGCCGGCAACTGA
- a CDS encoding TRAP transporter small permease: protein MKRLLSATETVAAIFLLLIAVLTAGNVVLRDVFSVQIPDWFDGSRMLQGIALFWGFALATYYGSHICVDIVWEHLKPAGQRRVDLVATLITAAFLLPMAWMVWVKVAGTGHQGTMDLRMPLQWFYAVAAVGASVAAVLALVRLKQLWHGQAASPDAVDHGMPGGANGS from the coding sequence ATGAAACGCCTGCTTTCGGCCACCGAGACGGTGGCCGCGATTTTCCTGTTGCTGATCGCGGTGCTCACGGCAGGCAATGTGGTGCTGCGTGATGTGTTCAGCGTGCAGATTCCTGACTGGTTCGATGGCTCGCGCATGCTGCAGGGCATTGCCCTGTTCTGGGGCTTCGCGCTGGCCACCTACTACGGCAGCCACATTTGCGTGGACATCGTCTGGGAGCACCTCAAGCCCGCCGGCCAGCGCCGCGTGGACCTGGTGGCCACGCTGATCACCGCGGCCTTCCTGCTGCCCATGGCCTGGATGGTCTGGGTCAAGGTGGCCGGCACCGGCCATCAGGGCACCATGGACCTGCGCATGCCCTTGCAGTGGTTCTATGCCGTGGCGGCCGTGGGCGCCAGCGTGGCCGCGGTGCTGGCGCTGGTGCGGCTCAAACAGCTGTGGCATGGCCAGGCCGCCAGCCCTGACGCCGTGGACCACGGCATGCCTGGAGGGGCGAATGGATCGTGA